The Alnus glutinosa chromosome 7, dhAlnGlut1.1, whole genome shotgun sequence genome includes a region encoding these proteins:
- the LOC133873118 gene encoding thioredoxin-like 3-1, chloroplastic: MSVLAANSHILYREVYQRDQQPQYLLSSGSFLLWGRSSGCWADRRNRDCKKILRRDIRVDAFWPDLSRPTTVEMEPINDCDHLDQILLHAKQLSQPIVIDWMAAWCRKCIYLKPKLEKLAAEYDTKSKFYYVDVNKVPQALVKRGNVSKMPTIQLWIDGEMKAEVIGGHKAWLVIDEVREMIQKFV, from the exons ATGTCTGTGTTAGCAGCGAATTCTCATATTCTGTACAGGGAAGTTTACCAGCGAGACCAACAACCGCAGTACTTACTGAGCAGTGGGAGCTTTTTGCTTTGGGGAAGAAGTTCTGGGTGCTGGGCTGATCGTAGAAACAGAGACTGCAAGAAGATTTTGAGAAGAGACATCAGAGTGGACGCGTTTTGGCCGGATTTGTCAAGGCCCACTACGGTGGAGATGGAACCCATCAACGATTGTGATCATCTTGATCAGATTCTACTCCATGCAAAGCAGCTCTCCCAGCCCATTGTCATCGACTG GATGGCTGCTTGGTGCCGCAAATGCATTTACTTGAAACCTAAATTGGAGAAATTGGCTGCTGAGTATGATACCAA AAGCAAATTTTACTACGTGGATGTGAATAAGGTACCTCAAGCTCTAGTGAAGCGCGGAAACGTCTCT AAGATGCCAACAATTCAG CTATGGATAGATGGAGAGATGAAAGCAGAAGTAATTGGAGGGCATAAGGCCTGGCTTGTGATTGATGAAGTTAGAGAAATGATCCAAAAGTTTGTCTAA
- the LOC133874064 gene encoding homeobox-leucine zipper protein HOX11 codes for MELALSLGDSPKPYAFLDKTTKISNKDLGFCMGLGSGSGGRSDEKTDSRDGEGRRREVIRDEGERRRVSSDPPLQLELLPFSPVPRSQPPTQLRFPWLTDNLVSEPGSSDEPGRSGLNVNRFPAVTTEEADDGAALSSPNSTVSSFQMDFCVRNSGRSKRDLEIDTERACSRASDDDENGSTRKKLRLSKDQSAFLEESFKEHSTLNPKQKLALAKQLNLRPRQVEVWFQNRRARTKLKQTEVDCEYLKRCCETLTQENRRLQKELQELRALKTSQPFYMQLPATTLTMCPSCERVATTTTNSSTATGNGAANATATTATNSAALSLSKARLYPFPQVQAHMQQAQTHQAAS; via the exons ATGGAGCTAGCTTTGAGCCTTGGAGATTCACCGAAGCCGTACGCTTTTCTTGACAAAACCACGAAGATATCTAACAAGGATCTAGGGTTCTGCATGGGCTTAGGAAGTGGTTCCGGTGGGAGATCAGACGAGAAAACAGATTCCCGTGACGGTGAAGGTAGGAGGAGAGAAGTGATTAGAGATGAGGGTGAGAGGAGAAGAGTTTCTTCAGATCCACCGCTTCAGCTTGAGCTTCTACCTTTCTCGCCTGTTCCTCGCAGCCAGCCACCTACACAGCTTCGCTTTCCTTGGCTTACTGATAACT TGGTCTCTGAACCGGGTTCTTCAGATGAACCGGGAAGATCAGGGTTAAACGTGAACCGATTCCCGGCGGTGACGACGGAGGAGGCGGACGATGGGGCGGCGCTGTCCTCCCCGAACAGTACGGTTTCATCGTTTCAGATGGATTTCTGTGTGAGGAATAGTGGACGAAGCAAGAGAGATTTGGAGATTGACACTGAAAGAGCGTGCTCAAGAGCAAGTGACGATGACGAAAACGGGTCTACGCGGAAGAAACTCAGGCTCTCCAAAGACCAATCCGCTTTTCTTGAAGAGAGCTTCAAAGAGCACAGTACTCTCAACCCT AAGCAAAAGCTGGCCCTGGCAAAACAGTTAAATCTTCGTCCTCGGCAGGTGGAAGTTTGGTTTCAGAACCGAAGAGCAAG GACAAAGCTAAAGCAGACAGAGGTAGATTGTGAGTATTTAAAGCGATGCTGCGAGACACTGACACAGGAGAATAGGAGGTTACAAAAGGAACTGCAGGAATTAAGAGCTTTGAAAACGTCTCAACCATTCTACATGCAGCTTCCTGCCACCACTCTCACCATGTGCCCGTCTTGTGAGCGCGtggccaccaccaccacaaacTCTTCGACTGCCACTGGCAACGGCGCCGCTAACGCCACCGCAACGACAGCCACAAACTCGGCAGCTTTATCACTTTCCAAGGCAAGATTATACCCTTTTCCTCAAGTCCAAGCTCACATGCAGCAGGCCCAAACTCACCAAGCTGCTTCATGA
- the LOC133873557 gene encoding protein trichome birefringence-like: MVDAAKHAPVTGGTLISDLKSLVSIIRTRRTVVFAYGFVLAFVAFTVFLAFSPSPNSVSPWFTNIFKGSVSSSSSSTSSDSNGSQFSPIFSYFFPDNSSLQQEVHNFASPPPQTDTFRSNNTAFQSPNLYQAPPTVTNHTQSTVNSDKGKVPNPNQTKIVAPETTVTANQSANLPVSSAPSVNFVKNRTQSSENSSQVNGLNANQTTTAAPKAPVAKNQSASPPVKSASSLKSNSGKEVKGVAGKGEISNNTSSLLKKRGNGTNSGVSVKQGKDSLLESLMNCDLFDGEWVRDDSHPLYKPGSCSLIDEQFNCILNGRPDKDYQKMKWKPKGCNLPRLDGSRLLDLLRGKRLVFVGDSLNRNMWESLVCILRNSVKDKSKVYEANGRHHFRGEVSYSFIFKDYDCSVEFFVSPFLVQEWEMPDKNGSKKETLRLDLVGKSSDQYKGADFIIFNTGHWWTHEKTSKGKDYYQEGSHVYGELNVLEAFRKALTTWARWVDANINPSKSLVFFRGYSASHFSGGQWNSGGQCDSETRPIKNETYLRPYPPKMTVLEKVLKGMKTHVTYLNITRMTDFRKDGHPSIYRKQFLSKEERRSPLSFQDCSHWCLPGVPDAWNEVFFAELLVKQHKKQQHEQKKRP; the protein is encoded by the exons ATGGTGGATGCGGCAAAGCACGCGCCAGTCACTGGCGGAACTCTGATCTCAGACCTCAAGAGCCTCGTTTCCATCATCAGAACCAGAAGAACCGTTGTTTTTGCATATGGGTTCGTGTTGGCTTTTGTTGCTTTCACTGTTTTCTTAGCCTTCAGTCCCTCTCCCAACTCCGTCTCTCCTTGGTTCACCAACATCTTCAAAGGTAGCGTTAGCAGTAGCAGTAGCAGTACTAGTTCAGATTCTAACGGATCCCAGTTCTCTCCTATTTTCTCGTATTTCTTTCCCGACAACTCATCTCTACAACAAGAAGTTCATAACTTTGCTTCTCCTCCTCCACAAACCGACACATTTAGATCTAATAATACCGCATTCCAATCTCCCAATCTCTATCAAGCACCGCCCACCGTGACAAACCATACTCAAAGTACAGTGAATTCTGATAAGGGTAAAGTCCCAAACCCAAATCAGACTAAAATAGTTGCCCCAGAAACCACGGTGACAGCGAATCAGAGCGCAAATTTGCCGGTGAGTTCGGCTCCTAGTGTGAATTTTGTGAAGAATCGAACTCAAAGCTCAGAGAATTCTAGTCAAGTGAATGGTTTGAACGCAAATCAGACTACGACCGCTGCCCCAAAAGCTCCGGTGGCTAAGAATCAGAGTGCGAGTCCGCCAGTTAAATCGGCTTCTTCATTGAAGAGCAATTCTGGGAAAGAAGTGAAAGGCGTTGCAGGGAAGGGTGAGATATCGAATAATACGTCTTCTCTGTTGAAGAAACGGGGCAATGGGACTAATTCAGGGGTGTCGGTGAAGCAGGGGAAGGATAGTTTGTTGGAGTCTTTGATGAATTGTGATTTATTTGATGGGGAGTGGGTGAGGGATGATTCACATCCGCTTTACAAACCCGGGTCTTGCTCGCTGATCGACGAGCAGTTCAATTGTATTCTGAATGGCAGGCCTGATAAAGATTACCAGAAAATGAAATGGAAGCCTAAGGGATGCAATCTGCCAAG GTTGGACGGGAGTCGTTTGTTGGATCTGTTGAGAGGCAAGCGGCTAGTTTTTGTTGGTGATTCTCTGAATAGGAATATGTGGGAATCTCTGGTTTGCATCTTGAGGAACTCAGTGAAAGATAAGAGCAAGGTTTATGAAGCAAATGGTAGACACCATTTCCGAGGGGAAGTTTCATACTCTTTCATATTCAAA GATTATGACTGCTCTGTAGAGTTCTTTGTATCTCCTTTCTTAGTTCAAGAATGGGAAATGCCAGACAAAAATGGATCAAAGAAGGAAACGCTTCGTCTTGATTTAGTGGGGAAATCTTCTGATCAATATAAAGGGGCAGATTTCATCATCTTTAACACTGGACACTGGTGGACTCATGAAAAAACTTCCAAAGG GAAAGACTATTATCAAGAAGGAAGCCATGTCTATGGTGAACTGAATGTTCTTGAGGCATTTAGGAAAGCCTTAACTACATGGGCCAGATGGGTTGATGCCAATATAAATCCATCAAAGTCTCTGGTCTTCTTCAGGGGTTATTCTGCTTCCCATTTCAg TGGTGGACAGTGGAATTCTGGTGGGCAATGTGACAGCGAGACTCGGCCTATCAAGAATGAGACTTATCTCAGGCCATATCCACCTAAGATGACCGTTTTGGAGAAGGTGCTCAAGGGGATGAAAACTCATGTCACCTACCTGAATATTACAAGAATGACAGATTTCCGGAAGGATGGCCACCCTTCAATCTACCGGAAGCAGTTCCTGTCGAAGGAGGAAAGGAGATCACCGTTGAGTTTCCAGGACTGCAGCCACTGGTGCCTTCCTGGCGTTCCTGATGCGTGGAATGAGGTTTTCTTCGCTGAGCTCCTAGTTAAACAGCACAAGAAGCAGCAACATGAGCAGAAGAAGAGACCTTAG